From the genome of Etheostoma spectabile isolate EspeVRDwgs_2016 chromosome 10, UIUC_Espe_1.0, whole genome shotgun sequence, one region includes:
- the clp1 gene encoding polyribonucleotide 5'-hydroxyl-kinase Clp1 codes for MATEGAETASEEVPVPGKASTRFDLEKETELRFEVEAGEAAEQVDLELLTGMAEVFGSELNRNKKYTFGPGSKIAVFTWQGCSVNLYGKPEVAYVSKDTPMLLYLNTHAALEQMRKQAERDNERGPRVMVVGPTDVGKSTVCRLLLSYAVRVGRRPTLVELDVGQSGVSVPGTVSALCIERPADVEEGFSVQAPLVYHFGSTTPGTNIKLYNKLTSCLADVFSQRCEVNRKASVGGCIINTCGWVKGSGYQALVHCASAFEVDVVLVLDHERLYNELKRDLPHFVRVVLLPKSGGVVERSKECRRDTRDEKIREYFYGFRGVTFYPFSYEVRFSDVRIYKIGAPSIPDSCLPLGMSQDDTQLKLVPVTPGRDLTYHVLSVSSAEDGEEGARKGIVESPVCGFIVVTNVDTQAQVMKVLSPAPRPLPRHTLLIMDIRFMDMK; via the exons ATGGCAACAGAGGGTGCAGAAACGGCGAGTGAAGAAGTTCCGGTACCTGGGAAGGCCAGCACCAGGTTTGACCTGGAGAAGGAGACTGAACTTAGGTttgaggtggaggcaggggAGGCAGCAGAGCAAGTTGATCTGGAGCTCCTCACAGGAATGGCTGAGGTGTTTGGCTCAGAGTTGAACCGCAACAAAAAGTACACATTTGGACCAGGCTCCAAGATCGCAGTTTTCACCTGGCAAGGCTGCAGTGTGAATCTTTATGGGAAGCCAGAG GTGGCTTATGTGTCCAAGGATACTCCCATGCTGCTCTACCTAAACACACATGCTGCCCTGGAACAGATGAGAAAACAAGCAGAGAGGGACAATGAGAGGGGGCCGAGG GTGATGGTGGTGGGACCTACAGATGTGGGGAAATCAACAGTGTGCCGGCTACTATTAAGCTATGCTGTGAGGGTGGGCCGGAGGCCAACACTGGTGGAACTGGATGTCGGACAGAGTGGG GTGTCTGTACCTGGGACAGTGTCGGCACTGTGCATTGAGCGCCCGGCAGACGTGGAGGAGGGTTTTTCAGTCCAGGCTCCTTTGGTCTACCACTTTGGCTCTACTACCCCAGGGACCAACAtcaaactttacaataag CTGACGTCCTGCCTGGCCGATGTGTTTTCCCAGCGCTGTGAGGTGAACAGAAAGGCTAGTGTGGGAGGCTGCATCATCAACACCTGCGGCTGGGTCAAGGGCTCTGGATACCAGGCTCTGGTCCATTGTGCCTCCGCCTTTGAGGTAGATGTGGTGCTGGTGCTGGACCATGAGAGGCTCTACAATGAACTCAAACGAGACCTCCCTCACTTTGTACGGGTTGTGCTCCTACCCAAGTCCGGAGGGGTGGTAGAGCGCTCCAAGGAGTGCAGGCGGGATACTCGTGATGAGAAAATCCGCGAGTATTTCTACGGCTTTCGTGGTGTGACCTTCTATCCATTTTCCTATGAGGTGCGTTTCTCAGATGTCCGCATCTACAAGATTGGTGCACCATCCATCCCAGACTCGTGCTTGCCACTGGGAATGTCTCAGGATGACACCCAGCTAAAGCTGGTGCCTGTGACACCGGGCAGAGACCTCACATATCATGTGCTGAGTGTGAGTAGTGCTGAGGACGGAGAGGAAGGTGCTAGAAAGGGTATCGTAGAAAGCCCTGTGTGTGGCTTTATTGTGGTGACTAATGTGGACACCCAAGCACAGGTAATGAAAGTGCTGTCCCCAGCACCTAGACCACTGCCCAGACACACTCTACTTATCATGGACATCCGCTTCATGgacatgaaataa
- the selenoh gene encoding selenoprotein H, translating to MASKAGRRGTKRKAEAEQAEEEKPSVGEKKDRGEGDNGQEGQRVVIEHCKSURVYGRNAEEVKSALLAAHPELTVVFNPEKPRRNSFEITLLDGGKENLLWTGIKKGPPRKLKFPQPDVVVAALQEALKAAVDPQ from the exons ATGGCGTCTAAAGCAG GTCGCCGAGGGACGAAGCGCAAAGCCGAGGCTGAGCAGGCAGAAGAGGAGAAACCATCTGTGGGGGAGAAGAAGGACAGAGGAGAGGGCGACAACGGCCAGGAAGGCCAAAGGGTGGTCATTGAACACTG TAAGAGCTGACGAGTGTATGGGCGTAATGCTGAGGAGGTGAAATCTGCTCTCCTGGCAGCCCACCCTGAACTGACTGTGGTCTTCAACCCTGAGAAACCTCGCAGGAACAGCTTTGAGATCACTCTGCTGGATGGAGGCAAAG AAAACTTACTGTGGACTGGAATAAAGAAGGGTCCGCCTCGTAAGCTGAAGTTTCCTCAACCGGATGTTGTGGTTGCTGCTCTGCAGGAGGCTCTCAAGGCTGCAGTAGACCCTCAGTGA